One region of Ornithorhynchus anatinus isolate Pmale09 chromosome X5, mOrnAna1.pri.v4, whole genome shotgun sequence genomic DNA includes:
- the ORNANAV1R3067 gene encoding vomeronasal 1 receptor ornAnaV1R3067 yields MASRDLVLGIFSFSQTSIGLLGNITLLTVYVHVFISHSLSKKSTDLILIHLTVANTVTLLTQVVPAMIVTFDTENSLGNVGYQIIIFTRRMSRGLSICTTSLLSVFQAITISPSTSCWAKFKPRAPRYILPSFLFFWILHIFIYVKILSVSVSAQNATLLANHSAVKNSPNIFWLNYLNDTASRLTAAVRDLLFVGLMSWSSGYMVMVLYQHRRRLQHIHSTSHSPKSSPETRATQTIVLLVSCFVSFYLINSSINLFVNLFKEKDFWLINIAAFLSTCYPSLCPLVLLSNDPRLPKPCCVMEKVREKINYGICQVLTMCQA; encoded by the coding sequence ATGGCTTCTAGGGATTTGGTCCTGGgtattttttccttctctcagaCCAGCATTGGTCTCCTGGGGAACATCACTCTGCTTACGGTATATGTCCATGTCTTCATTTCTCACTCTCTATCAAAGAAATCAACGGACCTTATCCTGATCCACCTCACAGTAGCCAACACAGTCACACTTCTTACCCAGGTTGTCCCAGCGATGATTGTGACCTTTGACACGGAGAATAGCCTGGGTAATGTTGGGTACCAGATCATTATCTTCACCAGGAGAATGTCCCGGGGTCTTTCCATCTGCACCACCAGTCTCctgagcgtgttccaggccatcaccatcagtcccagcacttcCTGCTGGGCCAAGTTCAAGCCCAGAGCACCAAGgtacatccttccttccttcctcttcttctggatcCTCCACATCTTTATATATGTTAAAATCCTGTCAGTCAGTGTAAGTGCCCAAAATGCCACTCTATTGGCTAATCATTCTGCTGTAAAAAATAGTCCTAATATATTCTGGTTAAATTATCTAAATGATACTGCATCCCGTTTGACTGCAGCTGTCCGAGATCTTCTCTTTGTGGGTCTCATGAGCTGGTCCAGTGGTTACATGGTGATGGTTCTTTACCAACATCGCAGACGGCTCCAGCACATCCACAGCACCAGCCACTCTCCGAAATCCTCCCCTGAGACCAGAGCCACCCAAACTATTGTACTACTGGTCAGCTGCTTCGTTAGTTTTTATTTAATCAACTCCAGCATTAATCTTTTTGTTAACTTATTCAAGGAGAAAGACTTCTGGTTGATCAACATTGCAGCATTTCTGAGTACCTGTTACCCCTCCCTGTGCCCCTTGGTCCTTCTCAGTAATGATCCCCGACTCCCCAAGCCCTGCTGTGTcatggagaaagtgagagagaaaataaattatggtatttgtcaagtgcttactatgtgccaggcatag